A genome region from Dickeya chrysanthemi NCPPB 402 includes the following:
- the era gene encoding GTPase Era produces the protein MSEEQTYCGFVAIVGRPNVGKSTLLNQLLGQKISITSRKPQTTRHRIMGIHTEGPYQAIYVDTPGLHIEEKRAINRLMNRAASSSIGDVELIIFVVEGTHWTDDDEMVVNKLREQKAPVLLAINKVDNVADKTKLLPHIQMLSEKMNFLDVVPISAEKGTHVDTIASIVRKHLPQAIHHFPEDYITDRSQRFMASEIIREKLMRFLGEELPYSVTVEIERFVANERGGYDINGLILVEREGQKKMVIGNKGAKIKTIGIEARQDMEQMFEAKVHLELWVKVKSGWADDERALRSLGYIDDL, from the coding sequence ATGAGCGAAGAACAGACCTACTGCGGCTTTGTCGCTATTGTTGGCCGACCAAACGTCGGTAAATCCACGTTGCTGAACCAGTTGCTGGGGCAGAAGATATCCATCACTTCTCGCAAGCCGCAAACAACGCGCCACCGCATTATGGGGATCCACACCGAAGGGCCTTATCAGGCTATTTATGTGGATACGCCTGGGTTGCATATTGAAGAAAAGCGCGCCATCAACCGCCTGATGAATCGCGCCGCCAGCAGTTCGATTGGCGACGTGGAGCTGATTATCTTCGTGGTGGAAGGTACTCACTGGACGGATGATGACGAAATGGTGGTGAACAAGCTACGCGAGCAGAAAGCGCCGGTGCTGTTGGCCATCAATAAAGTGGATAACGTGGCGGATAAGACAAAGTTGCTGCCGCATATCCAGATGCTGAGTGAAAAGATGAATTTTCTCGATGTGGTACCGATCTCTGCAGAGAAAGGCACTCATGTCGATACCATTGCGTCGATTGTGCGCAAGCATTTGCCGCAGGCCATTCACCATTTTCCTGAAGACTATATTACCGACCGTTCACAACGCTTCATGGCGTCGGAAATCATTCGCGAAAAACTGATGCGTTTTCTGGGTGAAGAACTGCCGTATTCAGTCACAGTGGAGATTGAGCGTTTTGTGGCTAATGAACGCGGCGGCTATGATATCAATGGCTTGATTCTGGTGGAACGCGAAGGGCAGAAAAAGATGGTGATCGGCAACAAAGGTGCCAAGATTAAAACCATCGGCATTGAAGCGCGTCAGGACATGGAGCAGATGTTTGAGGCTAAAGTTCATCTTGAATTGTGGGTGAAGGTTAAATCCGGCTGGGCAGACGATGAGCGTGCGCTGCGTAGCTTAGGTTATATTGACGATCTGTAA
- the recO gene encoding DNA repair protein RecO yields MEGWQRAFVLHGRPYSETSLLLDLFSEDEGRVRVLAKGARARRSSLKGALQPFTPLLVRWGGRGEVKTLRNAEPVSLALPLSGSLLYSGLYVNELLTRVLELETNYSALFFDYLHCLQQLAAANGSPEPALRRFELALLEHLGYGVDFLHCAGSGEPVADTMTYRYRSEKGFIASLVVDNVSFTGRELQALASREFPDIETLRAAKRFTRMALKPYLGGKPLKSRELFRQFIPKPYKVPPDEKI; encoded by the coding sequence ATGGAGGGCTGGCAGCGCGCATTTGTCTTGCATGGGCGACCTTATAGCGAAACCAGCCTACTGCTGGATCTATTTTCTGAAGATGAAGGCCGTGTCCGGGTGCTGGCTAAAGGTGCCCGGGCGCGGCGTTCAAGTCTAAAAGGCGCTCTCCAACCGTTTACGCCGTTGCTGGTAAGGTGGGGGGGGCGAGGTGAAGTTAAAACGTTGCGTAACGCAGAACCCGTCTCTCTGGCGTTACCGCTGAGCGGTTCATTATTATACAGTGGCTTGTATGTGAACGAGTTGCTGACTCGGGTTCTGGAGCTGGAAACCAATTACTCCGCACTTTTCTTCGATTATCTCCACTGTTTACAGCAATTGGCTGCTGCCAATGGTTCACCAGAGCCGGCGTTACGTCGTTTCGAGCTGGCTTTGCTGGAGCATCTTGGTTATGGCGTAGATTTTCTGCATTGTGCCGGCAGTGGTGAACCTGTTGCCGACACCATGACGTATCGTTACCGTTCGGAAAAGGGTTTTATTGCCAGCCTGGTGGTGGATAATGTCAGCTTTACCGGACGTGAGTTGCAGGCGCTGGCGTCAAGGGAGTTTCCGGACATTGAGACTTTGCGGGCCGCCAAACGCTTCACCCGCATGGCGTTGAAACCTTACCTTGGTGGGAAACCACTGAAAAGTCGGGAGTTATTTCGGCAGTTTATACCCAAACCCTATAAGGTGCCGCCCGATGAAAAGATCTAG